The sequence AACGAGGCCTTCCTCGCGATCTGGCTGGAATGGCGCCTGACCAAGAACGAGATCCTCAAGCTCTATCTCGACCGCGCCTATATGGGCGGCGGCACTTTTGGCGTCGACGGCGCGGCGCACTTCTACTTCAACAAGTCGGCGCGCGACGTGACGCTTTCGGAGGCGGCGATGCTCGCCGGCCTGTTCAAGGCGCCGACGAAGTACGCACCCCACATCAACCTGCCCGCCGCCCGCGCGCGAGCCAACGTCGTGCTCGACAACCTCGTCGATGCCGGCTTCATGACCGAGGGCCAGGTGTTCGGCGCCCGCCGCAACCCGGCCTTCGCCGTCGACCGCCGCGACGAGGCTTCGCCGAACTACTACCTCGACTACGCCTTCGACGAGATGCGCAAGCTGGTCGATACCTTCCCGAAATCCTACGTCGAGCGCGTCTTCGTGGTACGCCTCGCCATCGACGCCAACGTGCAGAAGGCGGCCGAAGACGCCATCGAGAACCAGCTGCGCCAGTTCGGCCGCGATTATCACGCAACGCAGGCGGCGACCGTCGTCGCCGACCTCGACGGCGGCATCCGCGCCATGGTCGGCGGGCGCGACTACGGCGCCAGCCAGTTCAACCGCGCCACCGACGCCTATCGCCAGCCCGGCTCGTCGTTCAAGCCTTACGTCTACACCACCGCCCTCCTCAACGGCTTCACGCCGAACTCGGTCGTGGTCGACGGCCCGGTCTGCATCGGCAATTGGTGCCCGCAGAACTATGGCCATTCCTATTCCGGATCGGTGACGCTGACGCAGGCGATCACACGCTCGATCAACGTCGTGCCGGTGAAGCTGTCGATCGCGATCGGCCAGAAGGAGCAGCCAAAGGCGCCGAACCCGGCCAAGATCGGCCGCGCCAAGATCGTCGAGGTCGCGCGCCGCTTCGGCCTCAAGGCGCCGCTGCCCGACACGCCGTCGCTGCCGATCGGCTCGGACGAAGTCACCGTGCTCGAGCATGCCGTCGCCTACGCGACCTTCCCGAACCGCGGCAAGTCGGTGACGCCGCATTCGGTGCTGGAGGTGCGCACCGGCGCCGGCGATCTGGTCTGGCGCTGGGACCGTGACGGTCCGAAGCCGAAGCAGGCCATTCCGCCGAACATCGCCGCAGACATGGCGGGCATGATGAGCCACGTCGTCAGCGAAGGCACCGCGCGCCGCGCAGCCCTCGACGGCATTCCGACCGCGGGCAAGACCGGCACGACCAATGCGTATCGCGACGCCTGGTTCGTCGGCTACACCGGCAATTTCACCTGCGCGGTCTGGTACGGCAATGACGACTACTCGCCGACCAACCGCATGACCGGCGGCTCGCTGCCGGCGCAGACCTGGCACGACATCATGGTCGCCGCGCATCAGGGCGTCGAGGTCCGGGAGATCCCCGGCATCGGCATGGGCCAGAAGCTGCCGCCTCAGCCGAAGGACGCGAACGCGCAGGCCAGCGCGGCGCCGAAGGTGCTGGAGACCAAGCCCGGTCCGCCGCCCGTGCTGACCAAGCGCGGCGCCGATATTCTGGTGCGCGTCGAGAAGCTGCTCGATGACGCGGCGAAGACCGCGAACAAATCGGCGGCCGACGACAGCAAGCCGGCCAAGCCGTCCGCAGCATCGAGCGCACTCGCCTTCCCGCAGAATTACGCGGAAGAGAATGCGAACACATCCGCCCCGCGCAAGAACTGATCGAAACCCGTGCGGCTGATCCTGATCACATTGACGGCCCTTCTGCTCGCGACCGTGGTCGGCGTCGGCGCCACCTGGATGACGACGACGCGCGGCACCGAGATCGGCGCGCTCACCATCGGCGCCTGGACCGCGCGCCCGCGCACCGGCACCGCCGACGTCGATCCCTATTCGCGCGCCACCATCGTGCGCAACGGCGAGCTACCGATCGGCACCGGCGACGGCGTCGCCTTCACCGCGACCACTGATGACAAGAAGAAGGCGCTCGACGGCCGCTGCGACGTCGTCGTGTCAGGCGTGACGCCGCCGGCGCGGTTCTGGACGCTGACGCTGTACGACCGCAAGGGTCATCTCGTCGCCAACTCGCTTGCCCGCTACGGCTTCACCAGCCAGGAGATCGTGCGGTCGTCCGACGGCACGTTCGAGATCCGCATCGCCTCGCGCTCGCGCGCCGGCAACTGGCTGCCGACCGGCGGCATCGAGCGCTACGCGCTGATGCTGCGCCTCTACGACACACCTGTCGGGGTCGCGACGCGCACCCAGCGCGATGCGCCGATGCCCACGATCTCGACGGTGGGCTGCTCATGATCCGCCTCGCCTTCACCATCGTTGCCGGCGTGGTGCTGGGCCTCGTGGTCCATCTCGTCAGCGTGCTGGCGCTGCCGCGGATCGCGACGCAGGACGCCTATTCGCGGCTGACGCCGATGACCAAGCTCAACGGCGTGACGCAACTGCCGCTCGCCGATCCGCAGACCTCGCCGATGCCGTTCATGGACCCGGCCTTTGCGCTGGCGATCTGCCGCTACGACCTCTCGGGCGGTCCGATCAAGCTGACCGTGCCGGTGAGCCAGGCCTACACCTCGGTGTCGTTCTACACCCGCAACGAGATCGCCTATTACGCCATCAACGACCGCTCGGCGGGCCGCAAGGTGATCGAGCTCGACCTGATGACGGAAGCGCAGCACAACGAGCTGCCGGAGGACGAAGAGGTCACCGCGGCCGACCGCCTGATCATCGACTCCCCCAGCACCACCGGCCTGATCGTGATGAAGGCGCTGGCCCCCGAGCCCGGCCTGATGCCGCAGGCGCAAGCGACGCTTCAAGCTGCGACCTGCGGCCCGCAGACCGAGCCGCCGGCGAAGGCCGAGGCCCCGCGCGGACGGCGCTGAGCGGGCCGTTTCGGCGGTGCCAAACAAAAAGTTGCGAAAACAACCCCATGCACAGTAGCGGGGGTATTGAAATCACTAGACTATCTCTCTTCGGTCGGGTGCACCCATTTGTAAGCCGTGATGCTTTGCGTGGTCGTCAGCTTGATCATGTGGTCAGGCGGCGCGGAGCGTCCCGTCGACGTGACCGACACTTGAGAGACGCTTCCAGTTTCCAGATCGGCGTAGCCTTGGAACAAGTCGCTTGCCCATGCCGTTTCCTCAACTGAGAGGAAACCCAGATGAAAACAGCAACGCTTACTTTAGCGATCTTACTGGCCTGCTCGACCGGCTATGCCTCGGCCCACAGCGCCAAACGCCATCACCACCACGGCTGGTTCAATTCAATGAACATGATGCACGGCCCCGGCCGGACCGCGGCCAGGTCCGACCCGAATGGGACGGCCGGCGGACCGACGAGCGTCAGTGGCACCGGCCCGTCAAAGTTCGGGGGACAGATCCCCGGAGCCAGCGGCGCGGCCCGACAATAGTTCTGCGAATTGCAGTCTCAAGATACGCTCGGGCTTGTCCCGGGCATATGCCGGACGTTTGAACGTCACCGTTCACCGATCCGCGAACCATCAGGCATGTGGCCCTATTGGCAACCTACGAGCACGTTTGACCCGTCGGGCAAAACAGGGGCATACTGGCATCATCGAGAGTTCGTCACACCCGCGCGGAGCCGTCCGTCGCGGGTGTTTTCGTTTAGGAGCGATGCGTTCACGATCGTTGCTTCTTCGCATGAGGCAACCTTGCCCACAGCAGCGCCAGCGGCCCCACCGCGATCCCTGCCGCAAGAACGACGAACGCCAGCAGCCAGCCGCTTGCGCTCTGCGGGCCGCCGGCGATGTCGAGCGCGGCGCCTGTGCCCCACGCACCCATCGCCGAGAGGCCGAAGCCGACCGTCGAATGCAAGGCAAGGGTCGCGCCGCGATGCTCGGATGCCGCCGCGGCCGACATGCCGGCGGTCAGTGCGCCTGAATCGGCCGGCACGGTTAGGCCGTAGAGAAGCAGCAGCAGTGCGAGCAGCCAGGCCGGAGCGCTCGCGTTGAGCCCGATCGCCAGCGCCACGCAGGCCGATGCGATCATCACAAACGTGATCGCGCGGTGGCGGCCGAATTTCAGCGCGGCCTCGTTGCCAAGGATGCTGGCGGGCATCGAGATCACCGCGAAGCAGAAGCTCAGCACGACGGGGCTCAGCCACGACGGCGCGCCTTGATGCGCGACGACGAAGGTCCAGAACCCCACGAGCCAGGTGCGGATGCCGTAGAGCTCGAAGCAATGCGCGCCATAGCCGAGGATGTAGCCGAGCGCCTCGCGGTTGCCGAAGACGGGCGCGAAGTTCAGCAGCCGCCCGGCCTTCGGCGCTGGCTGCCGCGCATCGATCAGGAGACACGCGACCACCATTGCGATCGGGCCGCAGCCGGTGACAAGGAAAGCGGACCGCCATCCCCAACGGTCGGCAATCAGTTGCGCGACGAGGAACGAGAGGCCGACACCGACCGAGAAGCTCGAGGTGTACAGCGTGACCGCCCGCGAGGTGTCGCCCGGGGGAAGCCGGTCGGTCAGCGCCTTCAGGCCCGGCATGTAGGCGCCGGCAAATCCAAGCCCCGCAAGCGACCAGATCGCGGTCCCCGACCAAAACCCTTGCGCGAAGATGCCGAAAGCAGCAGTGGCGAGCCCGCTGACGATCGAGCCCCAGAGCAGGACGAGGCGCGCATCGATGCGGTCGGTCAAGGTCGTCAGCACGGGCACGGCGAGCATGTAGCCGAACGCGTAGCCGCTCGCCATCAAACCGCCTTCGGCGGCCGAGAGACCCCACGCCGGCATCAGATGCTGCGCCAGGTTTGCGGACAGCGTCACATGCGGCAGCAGATTGCCGACCTGGCCGATGCACATCACCGCAATCAGGGACCGACCGCTCAGCCTAGGAATTTTGTTCTCCCACCTTGAGGGGCGTCGATGTTGCCTGCTCGTTGCGTAACAGCAAGAGCGCAAAGAAGGCCGAGAGCGAAACGAGCGCGCTGATCCACAGCGCGCTGCTGCCGATGTGCTCTACCATCAGCCCCAGCGCGAGCGGCGCGGCGGCACCCGTCACCCTGGAAGGCAACGAGATCATGCCGACGCGCCTGCCGAAACCGGCCGGCCCGGTCGAGCCCAGGTAGGCCCGCGTAGCACCCTGCCCCGTTCGCTCCAGACCTGACGTCGTTCGTCTTAGTGGATGATCTGGCCGAGGAAATCCCTCGCCCGGTCCGTCCTCGGCGCGCGGAAGAAGGTCTCGGGATCAGCCTCCTCGACGATCGCGCCGCGATCCATGAACACCACCCGGTCCGCGATCTCGCGGGCAAAGCCCATCTCGTGCGTGACGCAGACCATGGTCATGCCGTCCCGCGCGAGCTCCACCATGGTGTCGAGCACTTCCTTGACCATCTCAGGGTCGAGCGCAGAGGTCGGCTCGTCGAACAGCATGATCTTCGGCTGCATGCACAGCGCCCGTGCGATGGCGACGCGCTGCTGCTGGCCGCCGGAGAGCTGCCCCGGATACTTGTTTGCCTGGTCGTGGATGCGCACCTTGCGGAGCAGACCGATCGCCCGCTCATGCGCCTCGGCGCGCGACAGGCCTCGCACCTTCATCGGTGCCAGCATGCAATTCTCGACGACCGAGAGGTGTGGAAACAGGTTGAAGCTCTGGAACACCATGCCGACCTCGCGGCGGACGCCGTTGATGTCGTCCATCCGGCCGGTCAGCTCGACGCCATCGACGACGATCCGCCCCGCATCGTGCTTCTCGATGTGGTTGATGCAGCGGATCAGCGTCGACTTGCCGGAGCCCGAGGGACCGCACAGCACGATCTTCTCGCCGGCCGCGACGGTGAGGTTGACGTCATTCAGGGCCGTGAAATGGCCGAACCGCTTCACCAGGTTCTCCACGGTGACGATCGACGCAGGCGCTCCCGTGTTGTTCCCCGCAGCAAGCTGAAGCATCTTTCCTCTCCAAAGAACAGGATGAACCGCTAGCGGCCTGCAATCGCATATCGCCTGCGCAGGGACGCCACGCATTGCGATGCCGCCGAGCTGATTGCGAGGTAGACCACCGCGATGACCAGATACATCTCGACCAGACGGCCATTGAGCTGCGCGAGCTTCGAGGCTGCGCCGAGCAGATCGGTGAGCGACAGGACGTAGACCAGCGAGGTGTCCTGGAACAGGATGATGGTCTGGCTCAGGATGATGGGGCTCGCGACGCGGAGCACCTGCGGCAGGATCACGGAGCGATAGGTGTCGAAGGTGGACAGTGCCAGCGCCTGACACGCCTCGAACTGTCCCTTGTTCACCGCCCGCAATCCGACGCGGATGATCTCCGAATAGTAGGCGGCCTCGAACAGGCCGAAGGTGATGAACGCCGTCCAGGTCGCGCCGATCGGAACCGGCCGCCCGTTGCCGCCGAGATGGCCAAGCACGATCGGCACCAGGAAGAAGAACCAGAACAGAACCAGGATCAGCGGGATCGAGCGCATCAGGGCGACATAGCCACGCACGAGCTTGCCGAGCACGGGCACCTCGAAATGCTGCACCAGCGCCAGGCAGGTGCCGAGGATCAGGCCGACCACGAAAGCAACGGCGGTCAGCGCCAGCGAAAACAGCAGGCCCGACCAGAGGTATGGCCACGCCTGAAGCACAACGGAGAAATCGAGGCTGCTCATTTCACGACCTCCATCGCGTCGGGCAACGAGCCGACCTGTTGGGCGGCGTGCGTCGCGGCGGGCTTGGCCGCGTCCTCCGCACGTCCCGTGCCCGGAATGCGCACGGCCCTGTCGATCAGGGCCATCCCCTGATAGGCGATGAGCGCCAGCGCGAGGTAGACAAGCGTTGCGGCGCCGAAAGCGGTGAAAGTCTGGAACGTCGCTTCGCTGATCTGGCGGGCCTGCGCCGTCAGCTCCATCAGCCCGATGGTGAGCGCGACCGAGGTGTTCTTGTAGATGCCCATGACCTCGCTGGTCAGGCTCGGGATGATCAGGCGCAGCGCCTGCGGCACGATGACATGGCGATAGGTCAGATAGCCGCTGAGCCCGAGCGCGCTTGCCGCCTCGACCTGCCCTTTCGGCAGGGCCTCGATCCCGGCACGAACCTGTTCGGCGATCCGGGCAGCGGTGTAGAGACCGAGGCACACCAGTGCCGGAAAGAACGATCCCCACGGCGGCGGAATCTGCTTGATGGCGTTTCCGAGCGAGATGGGAAGAATCTCCGGCAGGACGAAATACCAGAGAAACATCTGCACCAGTACCGGGATGTTGCGGAAGATCTCCACATAGAGGCGCGCAAGCGCCGCGACGGCGCGGTTCTGCACGGTGCGGCCGATGCCGACGATGACCCCGACCGCAAAAGCAATCCACCAGCCGAAGAATGCCAGCGCCAGGGTCCAGCCGAGGCCCGACACAAGCCAGTCGATATAGCGCTGGCCATCCGCCGTCTGTTCAAGAAGCACTGCAAACATGGCGAACCTCAGGGCTCGGTTTGCGGGACACTCTCCGCCTTGCCGCTACTAGTCGACCGCGTCGCTGGGATGCGCGATCCGTTCCGTCAGTTCGACCGTCAGCGGGAACGCCAAGTTCTCATTCTTGGGCGGAATTGGCCTCGTGAACCATTTGGCGTAGGTCTTCTCGAACTGGCCCGACGCCATCTGCTTCGACAGCACGTCATCGACGAGCGCCTTGAAGCCGGTATCGCCCTTCGTGAACATCAGGCCATAATAGATCTTGGCGTAGCCCTCGGGGAGAAATATCAGCGCGTCCGGGTTCGGAGCTGCGGCCTTGAGGCCGGCGAGCAGAATATCGTCTTCCATGAAGGCGGCCGCGCGGCCGGTGTTCAGCATCAGGAAGGATTCGGCGTGGTCCTTGGCCTGGACGATGTTGAAGCCGAGCTGCTCCTTCGCATTCACGCCCTGCGCGAAGCCGACGGCATTGGAGCCCTGGGTGACGACGACGGTCTTGCCCTTGAGATCGCCGGCCGTCTTCAGGCCGCTGTCCGCCTTGACCAGCCAGCGCGGCTGACTGACGAAGGTGGCGACCGAGAACGAGACCTGCTCCTGCCGCTTCCTGTCGTTCGCCGTGCCGCCGCACTCGATATCGACGGTGCCGCTCTGGATCAGCGGAATGCGGTTGGACGAGTTCACCGGAACGTAATTGACCTTGAGACTGGGCAGGCCGGTCTCCGCCTTGATGCGTTCGACGATGGCCGCGCACAAATCGAGCGAGAAGCCGATCGGCTTCTGGTCGGGACCGAGATAGGAGAACGGTATCGAGGCCTCGCGGTGGCCGATGGTGATGGCGCCGTTCGATTTGATCCTGGCGAGTGTGGGACTGTCGGCGGCAGCCGCGGGTCCACTGATGACGCCGAGCACCGCGAGGCTGGACAGAATGCTCAAGACACGCGCAGACTTCGTCATGTACATCTCCCCTGATGAGCGGCCTATGCGGCCCTCGATGATGGCTTCACGCCGCGCCGCTGGATGATCTCGATCAGGCGGTCGACATCGGCAATCGTGTTGAACATCCCGAACGAGACGCGAATGCCGTCCCGCTCCGGCGACACGCGGATCCCGTTCTCCTCGAAATGGCCGAGCCATTCGGCGGCGGGCAGCGCGATGACGTAGATGTGCGGCGCGCGATGCTGCCGCGCGCGAGGGCCGACCAGACGAACGTCCAGCACGTCGAGCCGGGCGATGAGATGGTCGCCGAGATCGAAGCAGTGGTTCTGGATGTTCTCAACGCCCAGCGCCTCGATCATGTCGAGCGAGGCACCGAGCGCATGGATCGCCGGAAGATTGAAATTGCCGAGCTCGAAGCGGCGCGCGCTCGGGGCAGGCTCGAGCCTGTCGGGCTGCGCGATGAGATCGGCCGGAACTTCCGCAAGGCTCGCGGCTGCAAGATAAGCAGGCTCGAGCTCGGCCCTCGACTTGTCCCAATAGAGCAGGCCCAGCCCTTGCGGCACCAGCAGCCCCTTGTGACTGCCCGAACCGATGAAGGTCGCACGCATCGCTTTCGCGTCGATCGGCACGACGCCGATCGCCTGCATCACGTCGACGACGAAATAGAGTCCCTTCTCCGCGCAGAGGGCGCCGATGCTTTCGACGTCGAAACGGTGGCCGGCATGGAATGTCACCTGTGACATCGAGATCGCCCGCGTATTCGCGTCGATGTAGGGACGAAGGCTGTCGGCCGTCACGATCTCCGTCATCGGCACGAACTCGACCGTGACGCCCTTGCGCCGCAGGTTGAGGAATGCGTAGGCGTTGTTCGGATGATCGCCGTGGATCATCAGCACCTTGTCGCCGGCGCGCAGCGGCAGCGCGTTCGCGGCGATGTTCATGCTTTCCGAGGTGTTCTTGGTGAAGGCGATCTCGTCGGCCGATGCACCGAGAAACCGCGCCAGCTTCTCGCGGGTCTGCTCGACGCGATCGAGCCAGACTTTCTTGGGGCCGGCGGTCTCGAGACCTTCGCTCAGGAAACGATCGATCGCTGCCTTGACGGGACGCGCAAGCGGCGTCTGGAAGCCGGAGTCGAGATAAGTGATCCGCTCGGCAGCCGGAAACTCCTTCCGCACGGCTTCAACGTCGTAATGGCCTGACATCCCGATCTCCTGAGTCCGCGGCGGTTCGCACTGCACAAATCCTGTTCACCGCCCCGCAACGCCAACGATATGGGCAAAGCCATAAACGCGCCTAGAGTAATTTTCATATTTCAGTAGTTTTCATTCCGAAAAATGATAATTATTTGAAATCCTTGAATGGAGGGAGGGCGAATGCAGCAGCCGAGTACCGACGGGCCAATGGACCGTGCCTTCGCGGTCATTGGCTATGTTGCGAGCCAGACCAGAGCAGCCTCGGTCGCGGAGATCGCCGGCGCGCTGTCGCTGCCGCTGCCGACCGCGCACCGGCTGATCGGAAATCTTGAGCAGCGCGGGCTGCTTCAGAAAGCCGTGGGAACGAAGCGCTACGTGGTCGGCAACCAACTGGTCACGCTGTCGGCCAAGGTGATCGGCGCAGCTTTCCGGACCGCGCGCCGGCATGCGGTGCTCCGGGCCGTTGCGGCTGAAATCGGCGAGCAATGCGAGATCGGCGTGGTGCGGGACAATGTCGTTGCCTACGTCGACAGCGTCCGCGTATCGCAACCGCAGGGGCTCCAGTTCAATCCGGGAGAAGCGGCGCCGCTCCACTGCACGTCGACCGGCAAGATCTACATGAGCCGCCTGCCGGAGCGGGCGCGAGAAAAACTGTGCCGCGCACTCGCACTCACCAAATACACCGAGACGACCATCGTCGATGTCGAGAGCCTGATGAAGGTGCTCGACGAGACGCGCAGGCGCGGCTGGGCCAAGACCAATGAAGAATATGTGCGGGGCGTGGTCGGCTGCGCCGTTCCGATCCTCTCGCCGGATCGCGAGCTGATCGCGTGCCTGGGTGTGTCCGTTCCCGTGGCACGCGTGAGCTTCACCGAGCTGGACCGGTTCATAGCGCCGCTACAGAAGGCCGCGGCGCTGCTGTCGGAGACGATCCTCGGTGATGACGAGGACGCCGCAGGCGACGCATCCTGATCGGTAACGCCCGGTCCAGTCCGGCTTCGTTCTCGATCAGCTCTTCGTGCTCGCGGTCTTGTCGAGCGCGGCCCGCAAGCCATTGGCGAGCTTGATCGCGTCGTCGTTGGCCCAGAAATGCATGAAGAAGAGACGCGGCTGTTCGTCCAGCATGTGACTGTGCAGCGCGGTCACGGCGATGCCGTGCGACCGCAGCGCCTTGATCACCGGGTTCACCTCGTCGCCGGTCAGCACGAAGTCGCCGGTGATGGCCGCCTTGCCCGCGCCGGTCGGCTGGAAGTTGATGGCGGTCGCAACGCCCATCGGTCCGACCGGGCTCAGCTGCATGCCCTGCTCGGTGACTGGATCGCGGCGCGGCACGTTGAACTGGTAGACGCCGCCATTGGCCTGTCCCTTGACGCCGATGATCTGGTCGAGCTGCGCAGTGTCGAGATCGACGGCCGGCGGCGGGGCCGTGGGAGCCGGCACCGAGAGCGGCGTCTTGCTTTCGGCGAGCGCCTCCTTGAGGGCGGTTGCGATCCTCACGGGATCGCCGTGACCGGCCACGTGCATGTAGAACGTCGCGGGGCTCGCGCCGAGCAGATGATTGTGCACGGCCGTGATCTCCAGCCCGTTCGCGATCATCTTCAGCATGACCGGGTTGATCTCGGACTCGAGCAGCACCAGATCGCCCATCGCCATGACGCCGCCATGGGCGGGCTTGAACGCAACCCAGCCGCCGAGCGCCAGCGCCGGCTTGATGGTCACGCCATCGAGCGTCACCGTGAGGTCGGTGCGCGGAAAGCCGTAGCGATGCACGTCGCCGGTCACGGCCGGCTTGCGGCCCAGAGCATCATCAACCTTCTGCCAGTCGACATCCTGCGCGCGGGCAGTCGCGATGAAACAGGCGCCGATAACCATCAGCGCCGAGATTGTCTTGCGCATTGATCTGCTCCCATTGGCTTGAACTCGGGCTCGAATTCGGTTTCCGGAGCCGCCTGCGGCTCAGTTCCGCTCCTTGATCTGGCCGCTGCTGTCGACAACGAGCCGCACCGGCTTGCCGTTCTTGATCGCCATGGCGGTCGTTCCCTCTGCGGTCGATTTGATGTCGCTGACCTCGGTGTAGCCAGCCGCCTTGATCCTGGCGACGAGCTCGTCCTGGGTCAGCGCGCGTACGGCAGACGCGCCGCCAATCAGCGCTGGAATGAGGAGAGCGTGAAGGATTGTCCGTGTGCGCATGGTCGTTCTCCTGTGTCCCCGCCCCAGGTGAAGCCCGTTTCGCAAGGTTACGCATCGACAAGGCCGGCGCGCCGCGCCGGAACGATGAGCCGAAATGATGTGTCGGATGATATCGGGGTGTCAGATGACATGCGGCGTCCTTGGTGAAGATCAGGACGCGATTCTTGAGCATGTCGCCTCACGGGGAGATCGCACATCCCCGACACGCCGAGTAGAAGCCGGGGTGGCAGAGCTGTCAACTCACCGCTCCCCAAGGGTTCTCACAAAGAATTTTACGCCTCGTTTGGAACCACGCCGACCACTCTTGAAACCTGAAGGCCATCTCACGTAAGCTGGCTTCACGGGGACAATGCAGACTCCCCTTGAGACTCCGGTCCAAGCTCTGCGCAGCACGCAAATTCGTGGAGCTTGCGCATGGACACCGAACGTCACTCCTCTCCCCGCCAGACCCTAGCAATCCTCTCACGCGGCGACGCGGCCGCGCGTCGCGAGGCCACGGCCCAGAACAGCCGCTTCGTCCGCGTCTTCGAAGCGCTCGCCGCCGTCGGCATCGAAGCCGCGCCGGTGATCTACGACGAAAGCGTCGCGGGCGCCGTCCGCGATCAATTGCTCGCAGTTGACGGCGTGCTGGTGTGGGTCGATCCGATCCACCAGGGCAAGACGCGCGCCGAGCTCGACGCCCTGCTGCGCGACGTCGCAGCGCAAGGGCCATGGGTGAGCGCGCATCCCGAAATCATCCTCAAGATGGGCGTCAAGGAGGTGCTCTACCGGACGCGTCATCTCGGCTGGGGCGCGGACACGCATCGCTACGACACCGCGGCAAGCTTCCGCAGCCAGTTTCC is a genomic window of Bradyrhizobium sp. CB1717 containing:
- a CDS encoding DUF1259 domain-containing protein, which encodes MRKTISALMVIGACFIATARAQDVDWQKVDDALGRKPAVTGDVHRYGFPRTDLTVTLDGVTIKPALALGGWVAFKPAHGGVMAMGDLVLLESEINPVMLKMIANGLEITAVHNHLLGASPATFYMHVAGHGDPVRIATALKEALAESKTPLSVPAPTAPPPAVDLDTAQLDQIIGVKGQANGGVYQFNVPRRDPVTEQGMQLSPVGPMGVATAINFQPTGAGKAAITGDFVLTGDEVNPVIKALRSHGIAVTALHSHMLDEQPRLFFMHFWANDDAIKLANGLRAALDKTASTKS
- a CDS encoding IclR family transcriptional regulator, with product MQQPSTDGPMDRAFAVIGYVASQTRAASVAEIAGALSLPLPTAHRLIGNLEQRGLLQKAVGTKRYVVGNQLVTLSAKVIGAAFRTARRHAVLRAVAAEIGEQCEIGVVRDNVVAYVDSVRVSQPQGLQFNPGEAAPLHCTSTGKIYMSRLPERAREKLCRALALTKYTETTIVDVESLMKVLDETRRRGWAKTNEEYVRGVVGCAVPILSPDRELIACLGVSVPVARVSFTELDRFIAPLQKAAALLSETILGDDEDAAGDAS
- a CDS encoding aminotransferase class V-fold PLP-dependent enzyme, giving the protein MSGHYDVEAVRKEFPAAERITYLDSGFQTPLARPVKAAIDRFLSEGLETAGPKKVWLDRVEQTREKLARFLGASADEIAFTKNTSESMNIAANALPLRAGDKVLMIHGDHPNNAYAFLNLRRKGVTVEFVPMTEIVTADSLRPYIDANTRAISMSQVTFHAGHRFDVESIGALCAEKGLYFVVDVMQAIGVVPIDAKAMRATFIGSGSHKGLLVPQGLGLLYWDKSRAELEPAYLAAASLAEVPADLIAQPDRLEPAPSARRFELGNFNLPAIHALGASLDMIEALGVENIQNHCFDLGDHLIARLDVLDVRLVGPRARQHRAPHIYVIALPAAEWLGHFEENGIRVSPERDGIRVSFGMFNTIADVDRLIEIIQRRGVKPSSRAA